GCCTAACAAAGGAGCTTTTTGGGATTTGGTTCAATATGCAGAAATGTTCCATCAAGTGCTGCTCTGCCTATAATTCGCTCGGCACTAGTGGGGCAGCAATCTATTTCTGAAAGAGCAAAGGTGGCAATGCAGGGCTATCTTAATCACTTTCTGGGAAATATGGACATAGTGAATTCCAGAGAGGTGAAATTTCAGCCTTCTTTGGTTCTTCTGATAATGAATCATATTCAAATTCAACACTTTTTGACGGGGTTCTGTTGTTCTTTTGTCTGGATAATAACTGCTATATGTACATGTTTAAGAATTGAAGTTACATTCAGGCCTTTTCTAACATTACTCgtcaatcttttatttttgaacgTGATTATTGGTTCCTTTTTCCTTTACCtttttgaaactctctctttagCTAATTTGAGCAGGTAATGTGTACATCAACGAGTCCTCTACCAGGTTCCTGTCAGGTGATTTGACCGTTATGCCTGCTTGTGTAGAAATCCCAAAACAATGTGCTTAATAAACTAAGAATATGAATTTTGGCAAGGCCCCTTatattccttttatttttccatttttgtgGGGTGGTAGGGTAGTGTCTGGATTAGGCAAGAATCATTTTAAAACTTGATTCAGGTCACACGGTTTTGACATTGCTCAATGAATTCAGTAATCTCACTACTTCATCAATCTTTTGTTCTTGACAGCTTAGGCCATCTATCGTGACAAGTGCCTTTGGATTGTAGGTATGCAAATTTTTGGAGGTCTCCAAGTTGTCGTTTTCACGGGAGTATGGTTCGAAGCTGAAAGAAGGTTACATAATGGTGAAGAATCTTCCGGGGGCTGATTCTGATGTGAATTGTTGTGTGTTACATTGGACTGGGTGTTGCCAAGGCAACTGGGAAAAGGTTTGGTTATGAACTTCTGTCCTTGTGATCACAattcccttttctttctctttctttgttgttttattttttttttgggggggggggggggggggggggggggggtgagtgtgattaagttaatattttccTCTTCAGAATGAAGAGCCAGGCACAGCCATGTGAAATAAGCCCCTCAGCTTGAAATCCTGTTACATGCCTCTACATTCTGGCTTGAGGCACCTTTTATACATCTAAAGACTGGAACATACCCCTACTCAGTTGTTTAGACATCACTCTTAAAGCACTTTTTGATTTGTCTCTGAATTCACTCTCCAGCCTCGGCTACTAAGTTAATTCAACAAGTGGGGGTGCTTGCTTCAGTCCATTAGTATCCTTCTCCAAACTGCATATCTGATTACATTTTACGACTACTACAACTTTATCACACCAGTGAAGATATTGCGTTGAATAAATTCTTCATGCCTGCCTCATAGGGGTCGAGAATAATATCTAGCTTAAGATTAATGGGATCTAGAACTGCAGTAGGGGTCATCCTGACCATTGGCCGCCATCTAGCTTCCTCTATATTTCAATGATCTCAGCGATCTAGTTGGAGTGACTGCATAAGACTGAGTATGGAAGAGTGGGGCCGTCAGCAGTCTCTCTTTTAGTCTGTCAATTATTATTGGCTTCTAAACTTCATGGCATTAAATGCTTTCAAATAGCTTAATTTATTGTTGTTATTTCACATTCAACCAAGTTAAATCATGGATAATGAATCTTATATGAAAATCAAGTTGTGTTGGTCTTGGTTTGTAGTGAATAATCAATGCATCATACAGCCAAAACgaaaaaaattctataattcCTGCTCGCATAAAGTGTACAATAGATTGATATGATTTACCTTTCCTGCAACCTCTCTATGTTTTCTCTGATTATTTCTTAACTATAGTTTCAATTATTATTCACACCTTATCTGCATGCAGGTATGGGTTGTTTTAAAACCTGGGTTCCTGGCCTTTCTGGATGATCCTTTTGACACCAAGCTCTTAGATATAATTGTTTTTGATGTACAACCAGACTCCCGTAAAAATCGGTTCTCCCAAGTACATCTAGCAAGTCCTATAAAGCAACAAAATCTTTTACGTTATGAATTTAACGTGAGTAAGCTGTCTTTGTCTTTACTTCTTCAAAGCTTAACGATTCTAGTCACTACGTAACTTATGCATCGGCACTGTGTTTGCTTTTGATTGACATTTTATGAGTCTAATGTAATGGCTATCTGATAGTTATGGTTATCTATATACAAGCAATTGAAGTTTTTTCTGCAAGAGAATCAGATAGCATAAGAAATTGGAACTGCATGAGCAATTTCAAAGTTAGAAGATAATATTGGTTGATAGataattttatgcatattgACTGTTTGTGCTTAGTTACTTCTTTAgaagttttataaatgaaatggATGTTTAATTTTGTTGATTATTCTGAATATACCACCTTTGCTTTTTCAAATTTGATTCTAATGACAAGAGTTTGGAAATTGTGGAAGATAAATTGTGGAAGTCGGAGCATAAAGCTAAGAACCTCAAGTATGGCAAAGGTTAAAGAATGGGTTACAGAAATCAACAAAGCTGGTATGAGGCCTCAGGAGGGTTGGTGTCATACTCACCGTTTTGGTTCCTATGCTCCTCAAAGAGGTCTGGCGGAAGATGGAAGCCAAGCCCAATGGTTTATAGATGGGCAAGCAGCCTTTAAAGCAATTGCTTCTTCAATAGAGAATGCAAAATCAGAGGTTAGATTTTTAAGTCTGTACTTACACGGAAGGCACTCATTTCATGTCAATGTCCGTTTCTTTTGACTGAAGGATTAGATTGTATGCAGATATTGATTACTGGCTGGTGGATTTGCCCAGAAATGTTTCTAAAACGTCCTTTTGATAGACAGTCTTCCTCTCGGCTTGACGCTCTACTGGAAGAGAAGGCTAAGCAAGGGGTTCAGGTGCAAACACAAATGATTCCATCTCATTCTAGATAATATACCGTTTTGGTTTTGGGCTGTTTTTCTGAAACATGAGTTACTTGACTtgatggagggagggagggagggccTCCAACTCAagcataaaatcatttttgggTCAAAATTCATCAAGGGATGTTAATGTCTACTTTTAGACACGGAGATCTTTCTTGCTTATTATATACGGTCTCTATAGAACTGAAAATTTTTGTGGACTGAGTTAACATAGATGCTTATAAAGTCATAATCAATGTAAGTATAACATTTACTAGACCTAAATTGAAGTATGCTGTAGTTGTATGATCAGAATGTCAATCCATGCCAGTTTATCTGAGTCAGATATGCGATGAAACTAgcagacaaaaaataaatatttttcttaaaaggaGACTAAAACTTAAATTTATCACGTCATGAAGTTTGCATTTATTGTAGGATAAATTTTGTGAACGGGAAGGTTTTGGCATCACTCTTATTCTGTTTCATCATTTAGGGATGATACTTATATGTGACGTTCTCTGGTTATTTGTTTCAGAGGAGTTCATAGCATTCAGTTGTTGTGTGTTTTAGCCTCCAGTTTCATAGCAAATTTATCCATGTAGTCATCTGTTCTCATCAATTAGTTCATTCCTAATTGTTATAGACTTATCGTTTCAATAAAAGTTATCTTTTCCAAAAGAATGTTCAGACTTATTGATTACGAGTTACAAATGCTTGCAACAGTGATTTGGCTGACTTTATTTTCGGTCAGATATCATTCTTCTGATAAAACATGAGGCTCGCCTTGAATATTTAGTcacttatttttatcaattgatcttgtttcccttctcttatcatattttttttatttgttttcccaCTTCTGTAATAATTTCCATGTATTTTGAGTGGATTTGTAAATAATTTGCAGTTAACAATTTGCAATAACTATGCAGATTTACATACTTCTTTACAAGGAGGTATCTCTTGCCTTGAAAATCAACAGTATGTACAGTAAGACAAGGCTCCTTAGCATCCATGAGAATGTGAGGGTATTGCGTTATCCAGACCATATCTCCACTGGAGTTTATTACTGGTATGCAGTTTATGGAAACTTTCTCAGAATTCTTGTTGCATCTATGGATTTACTCTCTACTTAGAAATTACAATTACCTTGATTTCTTGCAAGTGCTTATCAATTCTGGTTATATACAGGTCGCACCATGAAAAACTTGTGATTGTTGATTACCAAATTTGCTTTATTGGAGGATTAGATTTATGCTTTGGCCGTTACGACACAATTGAGCACAAAGTGGGTGATTATCCTCCTCTTACATGGCCTGGAAAGGACTACTATAACCCAAGGTACTTTACCTCTCTTCTTACCTTTGTAATGACTCGGAACATTTTGTACAAGATGAAGCAAATATGATTCTCCCTTTGGTGTTTTATGGTACAATTATGATGCATTTAACTAATTTTTATatgttgtataaaaataaaaataaaaataaaaactaatttttatatGTGCTATGCATCTACAGAATTgtctaattttatatttaacacTCAAAATATAAAGCTCTGTACATATTAGTTTATATCATCCAGTGTGATTGTTCATATATGGAATCTATCTAGAGTTTGTCATTGCTGTTGGTTTGTAGTTAATAGCTCATGCTAATAAATTCTCATCTTctattctgtttttcttttcttttttacttttactgCGGGGTGTAGAGAATCTGAACCAAATTCTTGGGAAGACACAATGACAGATGAAGTGAATCGTAAAAAATTACCTCGTATGCCATGGCATGATGTCCATTGTGCTCTTTGGGGACCACCCTGTCGTGACGTTGCCAGGCACTTTGTTCAGCGCTGGAACCATGCTAAGGTTAAGATTCTGTTAATGATAATCTCCAGGTCAAATTAACttttatatatgagtaatggTAGATGTACAAGTTCTACTGCGTAGGCTTTAAAAACTGATGTATCGCTGACAGAAAGTTCAAATGAAATAGCACGTCAAACCAATATTTAGTACCTTGGTGATGTGTTACCAATCACATGATTGTTGTAAGATTTGTAgtaaacttttcatttttctttttataacatAATGGAGCATTTATTCAGAGAAACAAAGCACCAAATGAGCAAACAATTCCATTACTTATGCCTCACCACCACATGGTCCTCCCTCATTACATGGGAAGAAGCAGAGAAAGAGATATTGACAAGAACTCAGATGAAAATCAGAAAGGCATCAGTAGGCAGGACTCTTTTTCCTCACAATCACCATTGCAAGATATCCCATTGCTTTTGCCTCAGGAAGCTGATGGACTAGCAGCTTCCAATGTAGACTCAAAGTTAAATGGCCTGCATATGAATCATAACCTTGTTGATCAGCCAAATGAAGAACGTGGAAATTATTCATTTTCCTTTAAGAAGTCAGAAGATGAAGACCCAGCCCCAGATGCACGGATTAAAAGCTTTGCATATGACCTTGGCTGTATGGATCTTCAAAGTGAAATGAATTCAGATGTAGTGGCACATTGTGGCATGAAAACTTCAAATGAGTGTGAAACACCCAAGGAAGGTGATCATGATGTTGCTGCTACTGACTGTGTTGGTCCATGTACTTCTTGTCATGTTCAGGTTAGCTCTTTTATCCATACCTCAAGGAGTCTGCCAACATAATATGAGTTCCATTCTAGGAAGTAGTATACCATTTATTGTTTATACCATTAGCCATCCACTTCTGCTAGGCACCAAGCATAAATTCATAGAAACTAGCCAAATCTAAATCCAggctttaaaaaattataaatattatagttGTGAATGCAAAGTTATGGCACGATATTACTTGTTTACGGTTATTTTCTCCTTCCATCTGTAtctcaatttccctttttaaTCGTTTATCTCCTGCCTTCTTTATATACGTTATGTGGTGTATAGATAATCAGAAGTGTTAGCCAGTGGTCTGCTGGGACAAGTC
This genomic window from Carya illinoinensis cultivar Pawnee chromosome 7, C.illinoinensisPawnee_v1, whole genome shotgun sequence contains:
- the LOC122317503 gene encoding phospholipase D zeta 1-like isoform X1, coding for MSSERLIANGVLRSEAPVMTWSSSCRQYGEPAWIFEELPKATIESVSRSDPGDISPMLLSYTIDIQYKQFKWRLVKKASQVLYLHFALKKRAFIEELYEKQEQVKEWLQSLGIVDQTAVVQDDDEPDDGAIPLHHEESVKNRNVPSSAALPIIRSALVGQQSISERAKVAMQGYLNHFLGNMDIVNSREVMCTSTSPLPGSCQVCKFLEVSKLSFSREYGSKLKEGYIMVKNLPGADSDVNCCVLHWTGCCQGNWEKVWVVLKPGFLAFLDDPFDTKLLDIIVFDVQPDSRKNRFSQVHLASPIKQQNLLRYEFNINCGSRSIKLRTSSMAKVKEWVTEINKAGMRPQEGWCHTHRFGSYAPQRGLAEDGSQAQWFIDGQAAFKAIASSIENAKSEILITGWWICPEMFLKRPFDRQSSSRLDALLEEKAKQGVQIYILLYKEVSLALKINSMYSKTRLLSIHENVRVLRYPDHISTGVYYWSHHEKLVIVDYQICFIGGLDLCFGRYDTIEHKVGDYPPLTWPGKDYYNPRESEPNSWEDTMTDEVNRKKLPRMPWHDVHCALWGPPCRDVARHFVQRWNHAKRNKAPNEQTIPLLMPHHHMVLPHYMGRSRERDIDKNSDENQKGISRQDSFSSQSPLQDIPLLLPQEADGLAASNVDSKLNGLHMNHNLVDQPNEERGNYSFSFKKSEDEDPAPDARIKSFAYDLGCMDLQSEMNSDVVAHCGMKTSNECETPKEGDHDVAATDCVGPCTSCHVQIIRSVSQWSAGTSQPEKSIHSAYCSLIEKAQHFIYVENQFFISGLEGDEIIQNRVLEALYRRIVKAHKEQKCFRVIVVLPLLPGFQGGLDDSGAATVRALEHWQYRTISREKHSILDRLNVLLGPKTHDYITFYGLRSYGRLFNGGPVATSQVYVHSKLMIIDDRIAMIGSSNINDRSLLGSRDSEIGVVIEDKEFLDSSMNGQPWQAGKFAYSLRCSLWSEHLGLSAGEISQISDPLLDSTYRDLWLATAKENSIIYQDVFSCIPNDHIRSRAALRQSMAHWKEKLSHTTIDLGIAPEKLESYENGELKLIDPMERLKSIRGHLVSFPLEFMCEENNMKPVFNESEFYAAPQVFH
- the LOC122317503 gene encoding phospholipase D zeta 1-like isoform X2, whose protein sequence is MSSERLIANGVLRSEAPVMTWSSSCRQYGEPAWIFEELPKATIESVSRSDPGDISPMLLSYTIDIQYKQFKWRLVKKASQVLYLHFALKKRAFIEELYEKQEQVKEWLQSLGIVDQTAVVQDDDEPDDGAIPLHHEESVKNRNVPSSAALPIIRSALVGQQSISERAKVAMQGYLNHFLGNMDIVNSREVCKFLEVSKLSFSREYGSKLKEGYIMVKNLPGADSDVNCCVLHWTGCCQGNWEKVWVVLKPGFLAFLDDPFDTKLLDIIVFDVQPDSRKNRFSQVHLASPIKQQNLLRYEFNINCGSRSIKLRTSSMAKVKEWVTEINKAGMRPQEGWCHTHRFGSYAPQRGLAEDGSQAQWFIDGQAAFKAIASSIENAKSEILITGWWICPEMFLKRPFDRQSSSRLDALLEEKAKQGVQIYILLYKEVSLALKINSMYSKTRLLSIHENVRVLRYPDHISTGVYYWSHHEKLVIVDYQICFIGGLDLCFGRYDTIEHKVGDYPPLTWPGKDYYNPRESEPNSWEDTMTDEVNRKKLPRMPWHDVHCALWGPPCRDVARHFVQRWNHAKRNKAPNEQTIPLLMPHHHMVLPHYMGRSRERDIDKNSDENQKGISRQDSFSSQSPLQDIPLLLPQEADGLAASNVDSKLNGLHMNHNLVDQPNEERGNYSFSFKKSEDEDPAPDARIKSFAYDLGCMDLQSEMNSDVVAHCGMKTSNECETPKEGDHDVAATDCVGPCTSCHVQIIRSVSQWSAGTSQPEKSIHSAYCSLIEKAQHFIYVENQFFISGLEGDEIIQNRVLEALYRRIVKAHKEQKCFRVIVVLPLLPGFQGGLDDSGAATVRALEHWQYRTISREKHSILDRLNVLLGPKTHDYITFYGLRSYGRLFNGGPVATSQVYVHSKLMIIDDRIAMIGSSNINDRSLLGSRDSEIGVVIEDKEFLDSSMNGQPWQAGKFAYSLRCSLWSEHLGLSAGEISQISDPLLDSTYRDLWLATAKENSIIYQDVFSCIPNDHIRSRAALRQSMAHWKEKLSHTTIDLGIAPEKLESYENGELKLIDPMERLKSIRGHLVSFPLEFMCEENNMKPVFNESEFYAAPQVFH